The genomic segment GCAGCAGGAGGTTTACCACAACCAGATATCAATGCTGTTAAGAATACTATTATGGCAGCGTTAGATATGCAAACTTTTGTAAGTAAAAGAAAACGAGAAAATGATGCACAAAACAAACCCGCTTTTGAAATGCGTGTAGGGATTCATGTAGGCCCTATAGTAGCAGGTATTGTTGGTGTTAAAAAATTCCAATATGATATTTGGGGAGATACCGTAAATACTGCAAGCCGTATGGAAAGCAATAGTGAGGTTGGTAAGGTAAATATTAGCCAAGACACCTATTTGTTAGTTAAGAACGAAAAAGACCTAGCTTTTGAATACCGAGGGAAAATTGCTACAAAGGGGAAAGGAGACTTGGAAATGTATTTTGTTAGTAAGGCTCTAATTTAAAAAGTTGCAACGCAACGCATTTAAAGTTGTTAGCCGAACTAATCCCGATGAATATCCGAATCTACTTATTATTTCATTTCTTTAAAATCCAATTGTCATTGCGAGGAACGAAGTAGTCTGTCATCCTGCGAAGACAAGAATCTAAAAATAGATTAACCTGTGTTTTCATTGATCTATACCTAAATAATCAAAATTGAGCAGTTTATTAAAGTCTTTTTTTCCAATTCTAACAGCGTAGCGGTCTAAAATCTAACCAAAAACAGTTTCATCAGTTTTAATGGCATTTTCATCATAAATCTTCACAATATATTTACACCATAGTTAAACGGAAAACTAAATAATTATGGAATTAACATCAGCACAACAAAAATCTCAAGAATTATTACAAACTATAATAACCAAAGCATGGGAAGAAGAAGCTTTTAAACAAGAGTTAATAGCAAATCCTATTAAGACTATTGAAAAAGTAACTGGAGAGCGTATTAACTTACCTGAAGGGAAGGCCTTAATAGTAAAAGATCAAACGGATGATTCTGTAGTGTATATCAATATTCCCTCAGAACCCAATATGGAAGATTTAGAATTAAGCGAAGAACAGTTAGAAGTGATTGCAGGAGGCGGAAGCATTTGGCCAATAGGTTTTCCTATTATCATTTCAACAGATCCAGCTAAGGACGGATTTCAATAATAATAATAATAATAATAATAATAATCAAATAAATATTAACAATTAAATTTAAAATTATGAGTTTAGAACAATCGCAAGAAAATGCACAAAAAAATCTTAACAAGTTAATCAACAAATGTTGGGAAGATGAGAATTTCAAAAAAGAATTAATCGAAAACCCAGTTGAGACAATGGAAACTTTTTATGGTAGAACTTTAGATTCTAATAAAAAGAGTAAGAGAAAAATCGTTGTTAATGATCAAACAGATCCGTCTGTTGTTCATATTAACATTCCTGCAAAACCAAATTTTGATGATATGGAATTATCAGACGCTGAGTTAGAAGCTGTGGCTGGTGGATGGTTTGTTCAATTAGGATGGACTTTAATCTGTTTTGGAGATGGAGATCCAGGGGATACTTCAGTTGCTGTATAGAATTAAATGATTCTCAATTTAATGTGAGTTAAATTTACAAAGAATCTCAGAATTTAACTCACATTTATATTAACACTTAAAATTAAAAAAAATGAATTTTACACAATCTCAAGATAATCAAAAAATTATGAATGATCTAATCAACAAATGTTGGGAAGATGAGAATTTCAAAAAAGAATTAATTGCTAACCCAACTAAAACGCTAGAAAAGTTTTTAGGGAAGCCACTAAATAATAAAAAAGGAATAAAATTAGTAGTTAACGATCAAACGGACCCTTCTTTTATTCATATTAACATTCCTCAAAATCAAAAATTTGATGACATAGAGTTAACAGATGACCAGCTAGAAGCTGTTGCAGGAGGTTGGGAACTTTTTGGAACATTCATATGTGTAACAGATACAAAGCCTAAGACTCAATCTTAATTCTAAATCTAAAATGTATTAACAATTAAATTTAAAATTATGAGTTTAGAACAATCGCAAGAAAATGCACAAAAAAATCTTAACAAGTTAATCAACAAATGTTGGGAAGATGAGAATTTCAAAAAAGAATTAATCGAAAACCCAGTTGAGACAATGGAAACTTTTTATGGTAGAACTTTAGATTCTAATAAAAAGAGTAAGAGAAAAATCGTTGTTAATGATCAAACAGATCCGTCTGTTGTTCATATTAACATTCCTGCAAAACCAAATTTTGATGATATGGAATTATCAGACGCTGAGCTAGAAGCTGTGGCTGGTGGTTGGTTTGTTCAATTAGGATGGACTTTAATCTGTTTTGGAGATGGGGATCCAGGAGGTACTTCTGTATCTGTAGAATAAAGAATAGATTATTATTGGAGGATTTAAAGAGAAAACTATCACTCTTTATTTAACTCAAACAATATCTCATAAGTAAAAATAATGCTAAAACATTAATAAATAATACTATTAAGAATATGCAATCTGCTTTTTTAAAGAAAATTTATATTAGTTCTTTAACCCCTTTTGAGATATTAAAATTTAAAGACAGAATCAATTGTTCTTTTGAAAAAAAAGAACAATTGATTCTGTTAGATTTTTGGAAAAAAAGTGTATCAAAAAATTCATCATGTAAAATTTTTGATGAGTATTGCCAAGTAAACAAACTTAATGAGTTTGATATTTCATTAATGACTTCAAACATAATTGATTTTAAGGAAGAAGTTAATTTCCCTTTTTGGATAAATACACTAACCGAGGTTTTAAAGAAAACAAATTTAAAATCTCACGAGTCTAAAGATAAAACAAACCCTTTTTATCAAATACTTTTTCCTTTTCTTGATTACTTCTCTTCAGCTTTAAAAACTTCTAATATAAAGTTACCAAATCAAAAAATCATTAATCAATTAAACTTGACTTTATATCAAAGCTTATTTAGCATATCAAGTTCAGTATTATTTATAGAATTTGAAAAATTTAAGAAAGAAAAATGTATACATGGATTAAAAGATAATATTTATTACAAAAAATTTGTTGATAATATTTTATTGGATAAATATAATGACCTATTTCTTAAATACCCAATGCTTGCTAG from the Polaribacter cellanae genome contains:
- a CDS encoding NHLP leader peptide family RiPP precursor, coding for MSLEQSQENAQKNLNKLINKCWEDENFKKELIENPVETMETFYGRTLDSNKKSKRKIVVNDQTDPSVVHINIPAKPNFDDMELSDAELEAVAGGWFVQLGWTLICFGDGDPGGTSVSVE
- a CDS encoding NHLP leader peptide family RiPP precursor codes for the protein MELTSAQQKSQELLQTIITKAWEEEAFKQELIANPIKTIEKVTGERINLPEGKALIVKDQTDDSVVYINIPSEPNMEDLELSEEQLEVIAGGGSIWPIGFPIIISTDPAKDGFQ
- a CDS encoding NHLP leader peptide family RiPP precursor; the protein is MNFTQSQDNQKIMNDLINKCWEDENFKKELIANPTKTLEKFLGKPLNNKKGIKLVVNDQTDPSFIHINIPQNQKFDDIELTDDQLEAVAGGWELFGTFICVTDTKPKTQS
- a CDS encoding NHLP leader peptide family RiPP precursor codes for the protein MSLEQSQENAQKNLNKLINKCWEDENFKKELIENPVETMETFYGRTLDSNKKSKRKIVVNDQTDPSVVHINIPAKPNFDDMELSDAELEAVAGGWFVQLGWTLICFGDGDPGDTSVAV